CATGATGTTCTATTTTAGTTGTAATAATATGATTTCCTTTAGATCTACTTGCAAACGCAGCACCTTTAATTGCCCAATTATCTGCTTCTGATCCACCACCTGTAAAAAATATTTCTTCAGATTTTGCATTTAATGTTTTCGCAACTTTATCTCTAGCAATATCAAGGGCAGTTTTACCCTGTCTTCCATAGGAATGTATGCTTGATGGATTACCAAAATCCGTATTAAAAAATGGTAGCATTTCTTCTAATACTTCTTTTTTCATTGGTGTAGTAGCAGAGTAATCAAAATAAACTCTTCTATTCATGTAAACATCTCCTCATGTATGAATTGGTATAAAAACTCTATCTATTTAATTCTTAAAAAATATTATATATAGTACATAAAATTATCTTTGTTTGTATGATTGATTTTCTCATAATCATCTAGCATATTTTGAAGGGTAATCGAATCAATTACTTCACTGATGCTGACTCTTATTTTTTCCCATACAGTCCTAGTTACACAGCACTCAGCATTATTACAGGTTGTTGGTTCATCCTCTAAAACACAATCCGAGGGCCCCAGTGGGCCTTCTAAAACTCTAATAATATCTCCAACCGTAATCTTCGATGGGTTTTCGGCCAACATATAGCCTCCTTGTGCACCCCTAACACTTTTAACCAATCCTGCTTTTCGAAGACCTGCAATTAATTGTTCTAAATAGTGATCTGAAATAGACTGTCTTTCTGCCACACTCTTAAGAGAAATAGGACCATCACCATAATGTAAAGCTAAATCAAACATTGCTTTTAACCCATATCTGCCTTTGGTAGAAAGTCTCATTTTATTGCCTCCTCTAATCCCAACTAAAACCGTTGGTATTCTTTTTTTATTATAGTATACCCTACTATTTTTGTCAACATTCATTGATAAAATTTATACATAATTAAAATTTCTATGGGCTTGTCCTTGAAGGTCCACTAAACAACCTTATGAGTCCGCTTTCAAACCCTTTTGCTGAATATTGAAATTTGAGGGATCGTTTAGTTTAAAATCCCATGTCTTTTTTGATAATATTATCTTATATTCAATAAATTACCACTCGAAATTTGTCAAATTGTGTTGAATTCTTAATTTTGTTACTGTATTATTATGACAAGCTTAAATGAAAGGGAGGAAATATATAATGAAGCTTACAAATTATAAGAAGTTAGTGGTACCTACCATCATGGCTGCTCTATTAGTATCTGTTCCGACTACATCCAATGCTTACACAAAATTCACTACAAACACGACATGTTTAAATAGTGTAGCCACACAACAAGGTAAAGACCGCTATACAATTCCATTAAAAGAAACAACAACATCTAATAAGTTCTATGTTGTTTCAAGGGGGGGCTATTATAGACCAAAGTACATTCCGAATAAGCCAGTAGAGATTCCATCCAACAATACAGAAATTCCTGTAGAAAAACCGATAGAAAAACCTGTAGAAAATCCAACAAGTAATAACAACAATAACACAAACATTCCAACAACAAAACCATCTGAAGAAAATAATACGGGATATGGAACTACCGCTAATG
Above is a genomic segment from Alkaliphilus oremlandii OhILAs containing:
- a CDS encoding CAP domain-containing protein; the encoded protein is MKLTNYKKLVVPTIMAALLVSVPTTSNAYTKFTTNTTCLNSVATQQGKDRYTIPLKETTTSNKFYVVSRGGYYRPKYIPNKPVEIPSNNTEIPVEKPIEKPVENPTSNNNNNTNIPTTKPSEENNTGYGTTANGNHSLSADEIKMIELVNRERQAAGLKALQIDAQLSYVARIKSQDMSNNKYFSHDSPTYGSPFDMMTKFGIKYRGAAENIAKNQTVEAAHNSLMRSQGHKENIMNPNYTHIGIGIHNGHYTQMFISK
- a CDS encoding RrF2 family transcriptional regulator produces the protein MRLSTKGRYGLKAMFDLALHYGDGPISLKSVAERQSISDHYLEQLIAGLRKAGLVKSVRGAQGGYMLAENPSKITVGDIIRVLEGPLGPSDCVLEDEPTTCNNAECCVTRTVWEKIRVSISEVIDSITLQNMLDDYEKINHTNKDNFMYYI